A region from the Simiduia sp. 21SJ11W-1 genome encodes:
- a CDS encoding phosphatase PAP2 family protein: MMKHTITRLNQADTQAFLWVASRAQQQGLLLLARLVSRLADGPGYLAAGILLALFEPVAGPHFLALGLCCYALEIPIYVLLKKLFKRARPFRRLNCWHLLVPADEFSFPSGHTAAAAVFASLLGMFYVDSVWLMVAFVALVGAARVVMGVHYPGDILAGAALGLLCVCLITFSARVLDLMHMPPTLLEQL; the protein is encoded by the coding sequence ATGATGAAGCACACGATAACCCGGCTCAACCAAGCCGACACCCAAGCGTTTTTGTGGGTGGCGAGCCGCGCGCAACAGCAGGGGCTGTTGTTGCTGGCGCGCCTTGTGTCACGCCTGGCCGATGGCCCCGGGTACTTGGCTGCAGGTATTTTACTTGCGCTTTTTGAGCCGGTGGCTGGCCCGCATTTTTTGGCCCTTGGCCTATGTTGTTACGCGCTTGAAATTCCGATTTACGTATTGTTGAAAAAGCTGTTCAAGCGTGCCCGCCCGTTTCGAAGGCTCAACTGTTGGCATTTGTTGGTGCCGGCCGATGAGTTCAGTTTTCCCTCTGGCCACACGGCGGCTGCGGCGGTTTTTGCAAGCCTGCTGGGTATGTTTTATGTGGATAGTGTGTGGTTGATGGTGGCGTTTGTAGCGCTGGTGGGGGCTGCCCGTGTAGTAATGGGGGTGCACTACCCGGGCGACATTCTGGCCGGTGCCGCCTTGGGTTTACTGTGTGTTTGCCTGATTACATTCAGTGCGCGGGTGCTTGATTTAATGCACATGCCGCCCACGCTTTTGGAGCAGCTATGA
- a CDS encoding MJ1255/VC2487 family glycosyltransferase yields MKILYGVQATGNGHITRARALVPWLRRLGFEVDVLLSGRPRDQLFGLEVFGHYRTRKGFTFALADGRVRPMHTLFHADLKTFWRDVQDLNVEDYDVILTDFEPVTAWAAKLKGRECIGIGHQYAFQHPVPKAGFNYLARTILCWFAPASTALGLHWDSFNSPVLPPIIETDQAYRAPMVGQYLVYLPFDSHERVMNLLRAFPGVAFTYYAGVDAPYQERHIQVKPYSRAGFKDDLARAEGVVCGAGFELPSEALHLGKKLLVQPLQGQFEQCSNARALELLERAQVMRDLNPEALRRFFNASPVAPVHYPDVARAIAEWLKGGRTQSVQALADQLWAQTRAEHRQVSPHFARHLSPG; encoded by the coding sequence ATGAAAATTCTCTACGGTGTGCAAGCAACGGGCAATGGCCACATTACCCGGGCCCGTGCGTTGGTGCCCTGGCTTAGGAGGCTCGGTTTTGAGGTGGATGTACTTTTGAGTGGGCGCCCCCGTGATCAATTGTTCGGGCTGGAGGTCTTTGGCCATTACCGCACGCGCAAAGGGTTTACCTTTGCCTTGGCCGATGGCCGTGTGCGCCCGATGCACACACTATTTCATGCCGATCTAAAAACCTTTTGGCGCGATGTGCAGGATCTGAATGTTGAAGATTACGATGTGATACTGACAGATTTCGAGCCGGTTACCGCGTGGGCGGCTAAGTTGAAAGGCCGTGAGTGCATTGGCATTGGCCACCAGTATGCATTTCAACACCCGGTACCTAAAGCCGGCTTCAACTATTTGGCGCGCACAATTTTGTGCTGGTTTGCACCGGCAAGTACCGCCCTAGGCCTGCATTGGGACAGTTTCAACAGCCCCGTGCTGCCGCCGATTATTGAAACAGATCAAGCCTACCGCGCGCCCATGGTGGGCCAATATTTGGTGTACTTGCCGTTTGATTCACACGAGCGGGTGATGAATCTTCTGCGCGCGTTTCCCGGTGTGGCGTTTACCTATTACGCAGGCGTTGATGCGCCCTACCAAGAGCGGCATATTCAGGTAAAGCCCTATTCCCGAGCAGGATTTAAAGACGATTTGGCGCGCGCAGAAGGTGTGGTGTGTGGTGCAGGTTTTGAATTGCCCTCCGAGGCGTTGCACCTGGGTAAAAAATTATTGGTACAGCCACTACAAGGGCAATTTGAGCAGTGCTCAAATGCCCGCGCGCTAGAATTGTTGGAGCGTGCGCAGGTTATGCGCGATTTAAATCCCGAGGCATTGCGGCGCTTTTTCAATGCGTCGCCCGTAGCTCCTGTGCACTACCCGGATGTGGCCCGAGCCATTGCCGAGTGGCTAAAGGGCGGGCGCACTCAATCGGTACAAGCGCTGGCCGATCAACTGTGGGCACAAACCCGCGCAGAGCATAGGCAAGTGTCGCCCCATTTCGCACGCCACCTGAGCCCCGGGTGA
- the glnG gene encoding nitrogen regulation protein NR(I) produces MQKTNRVWIIDDDRSIRWVLEKSLQQAGMETRSFESGDGVLSTLERDQPDAIVSDIRMPGIDGLALLQQIHDSHPTVPVIIMTAHSDLDSAVQAYQGGAFEYLPKPFDVDEAVAVTKRALAHALEQKAQAPEPEEGEESTEIIGEAPAMQEVFRAIGRLSQSNITVLINGESGTGKELVARALHRHSPRKASPFIALNMAAIPKDLIESELFGHEKGAFTGAGGQRQGRFEQANGGTLFLDEIGDMPADTQTRLLRVLADGEFYRVGGHTPVKVNVRIIAATHQNLERLVEDHRFREDLFHRLNVIRIHIPKLAERREDIPKLAQFFLQKAARELGVESKTLQKDAENLLCNLNWPGNVRQLENTCRWITVMASGREVQVSDLPPELLDAQGKDVPNGDWDKALRTWADQALARGQQDILSQAVPAFERALIETALKHTAGRKRDAANLLGWGRNTLTRKLKELGMADTAEDEVHED; encoded by the coding sequence ATGCAAAAGACTAATCGCGTTTGGATCATCGACGATGACCGCTCTATTCGCTGGGTGCTGGAAAAATCCCTGCAGCAGGCCGGCATGGAAACCCGCAGTTTTGAATCTGGCGATGGCGTGCTGAGCACCCTTGAGCGCGACCAGCCAGACGCCATAGTGAGCGACATTCGCATGCCCGGCATTGACGGCCTGGCGCTGTTGCAACAAATTCACGACAGCCACCCAACGGTGCCCGTGATCATCATGACGGCCCACTCGGATCTCGACAGCGCCGTACAAGCCTACCAGGGCGGCGCCTTTGAATACCTGCCAAAGCCCTTTGACGTAGACGAAGCCGTGGCCGTAACCAAGCGTGCGCTGGCCCACGCACTTGAGCAAAAAGCCCAGGCCCCCGAGCCTGAGGAAGGCGAAGAAAGCACCGAAATCATTGGCGAAGCGCCGGCCATGCAGGAGGTGTTTCGCGCCATTGGTCGCCTTTCGCAATCGAACATTACCGTGCTTATTAACGGCGAATCCGGTACCGGCAAAGAGTTGGTTGCGCGCGCACTGCACCGCCACAGCCCACGCAAGGCATCGCCTTTTATTGCACTGAACATGGCCGCCATTCCTAAAGATTTGATTGAATCGGAATTGTTTGGCCATGAGAAAGGCGCCTTCACCGGCGCCGGCGGCCAACGCCAGGGCCGCTTCGAGCAGGCCAACGGTGGCACCTTATTTTTAGATGAAATTGGTGACATGCCCGCCGACACCCAAACGCGCTTGCTGCGGGTGCTGGCCGATGGCGAATTTTACCGCGTAGGCGGCCATACGCCGGTAAAAGTGAACGTGCGCATTATTGCTGCCACCCACCAAAACCTGGAAAGGCTGGTGGAAGATCATCGCTTTCGTGAAGATTTGTTCCACCGCCTGAATGTGATTCGCATTCACATACCCAAGCTTGCCGAGCGCCGTGAAGACATCCCCAAACTTGCCCAATTTTTCTTGCAAAAAGCCGCGCGCGAATTGGGCGTGGAATCCAAAACCCTGCAAAAAGATGCAGAAAACCTGCTGTGCAACCTGAACTGGCCTGGCAACGTGCGCCAGCTGGAAAACACCTGCCGGTGGATTACCGTTATGGCCTCCGGGCGCGAAGTGCAAGTGAGCGACCTGCCGCCCGAGCTGTTAGATGCCCAGGGCAAAGACGTACCCAACGGCGACTGGGACAAAGCCCTACGCACCTGGGCCGATCAAGCCTTGGCCCGCGGCCAGCAGGATATTCTGAGCCAGGCGGTGCCGGCCTTTGAGCGCGCCCTCATTGAAACAGCGCTCAAGCACACGGCCGGTCGCAAGCGCGATGCCGCCAACCTGCTGGGCTGGGGGCGCAACACCCTCACGCGCAAACTCAAAGAGCTGGGCATGGCAGATACGGCCGAAGATGAAGTGCATGAAGACTAA
- the glnL gene encoding nitrogen regulation protein NR(II), producing MTKSELSFRTLLDSLNTAVVVADANLRIQHINPAAEMLLAVSGERVVGEQMVHFVHESEAAQKDLQEALSEQHQFTRRRAEWTLGSGTRLTVDYTVTPINQPNGLLIEIQPLDRLLRISREEALLSAQDTSRNLVRGMAHEIKNPLGGIRGAAQLLARELDDGGLKEYTQVIIEEADRLRNLVDRMLGPRQPPNFAPINIHQVLERVCVLVDAESGGQVTITRDYDPSIPDLDGDAEQLVQATLNVVRNAMQALQENNVEDGHIALRTRVQRQFTIGRHHYGLVCRIDILDNGPGIPQELIEDIFYPMISGRAEGTGLGLAISQQLINQHHGLIECESWPGQTQFTLYIPMEQPNAKD from the coding sequence GTGACTAAGTCCGAACTCTCATTCAGAACCCTGCTCGACAGCCTGAATACCGCTGTGGTGGTGGCCGATGCCAACCTGCGCATCCAGCACATTAACCCCGCCGCCGAAATGCTGCTGGCGGTAAGTGGCGAGCGGGTGGTGGGCGAGCAGATGGTGCACTTTGTGCACGAATCGGAGGCAGCCCAAAAAGACCTGCAGGAAGCGCTCAGCGAGCAGCACCAGTTTACCCGCCGCCGCGCCGAATGGACGCTCGGCAGCGGTACGCGGCTCACGGTGGATTACACCGTAACCCCCATTAACCAACCCAATGGCCTACTCATTGAAATTCAGCCCTTAGACAGGCTGCTGCGCATCTCCCGCGAGGAGGCACTGCTTTCCGCCCAAGACACCAGCCGCAACCTGGTGCGCGGCATGGCCCATGAAATCAAGAACCCGCTGGGTGGAATACGTGGCGCCGCACAATTGCTGGCGCGCGAATTAGACGATGGCGGGCTGAAGGAATACACCCAGGTCATCATTGAAGAGGCCGACCGGCTGCGCAACCTGGTAGACCGCATGCTGGGCCCCCGCCAGCCCCCCAATTTCGCGCCCATTAACATCCACCAGGTGCTCGAGCGAGTGTGCGTATTGGTGGATGCCGAAAGCGGTGGGCAAGTTACCATCACCCGCGATTACGACCCCAGTATTCCCGACCTGGACGGCGATGCCGAACAATTGGTGCAGGCCACCCTGAACGTGGTGCGCAACGCCATGCAAGCACTGCAGGAAAACAATGTGGAAGATGGCCACATTGCGCTGCGCACCCGCGTGCAGCGCCAGTTCACCATTGGCCGTCACCACTATGGGCTGGTGTGCCGCATAGACATTCTCGACAACGGCCCCGGCATCCCGCAGGAGCTCATTGAAGACATTTTCTACCCCATGATTTCCGGGCGCGCCGAAGGCACAGGCCTTGGGCTCGCCATCTCCCAACAGCTCATCAACCAACATCACGGACTGATCGAGTGTGAAAGCTGGCCAGGCCAAACCCAATTCACCTTATACATACCGATGGAACAACCCAATGCAAAAGACTAA
- a CDS encoding DUF4124 domain-containing protein, with translation MRLIACLLLSLSMCASAGAEVYKTTDEKGRVIYTDTPTDKTEKVELKETNVTPGFDMSGESGNLHPKRRPKRDQAPAIELYIVSPAPETHLNPGDRDLTVSFETNRPLEQGMRYQVLSNGTPMGNSSTDTVITIPEIHRGEHQISVIIYNEDQEVLAESEPVPVYVHRARVPRTD, from the coding sequence ATGAGATTAATCGCCTGCTTGCTGTTAAGCCTTTCGATGTGCGCATCTGCCGGTGCCGAAGTTTACAAAACCACCGATGAAAAAGGCCGGGTTATCTACACAGACACACCCACAGACAAAACCGAAAAGGTAGAGCTGAAGGAAACCAACGTCACCCCCGGTTTTGATATGAGCGGCGAATCCGGCAACTTGCACCCCAAGCGCCGCCCCAAGCGCGACCAGGCCCCGGCCATAGAGCTGTACATTGTCAGCCCGGCACCCGAAACCCACCTGAACCCGGGCGATCGCGACCTCACCGTAAGCTTTGAAACCAACCGCCCCCTTGAGCAAGGCATGCGCTACCAGGTGCTGTCTAACGGTACGCCTATGGGCAATAGCAGCACCGACACAGTAATCACCATTCCCGAAATTCACCGGGGCGAACACCAGATCAGCGTGATCATTTACAACGAAGATCAAGAGGTGCTGGCAGAATCGGAGCCGGTGCCAGTGTACGTTCACCGTGCAAGGGTTCCTCGCACAGATTAA
- the glnA gene encoding glutamate--ammonia ligase, with the protein MSKTLDLIKEHEAKWVDLRFTDTKGKEQHVSYPASTISESFFEEGRMFDGSSISGWKGINESDMILMPDDDASVMDPFTEEPTVIVRCNIVEPSTMQGYDRDPRSIAKRAEDYLTSTGLGDKALFGPEPEFFIFDSVQFNSGMGGAFYKINSEEAAWSSGDDFDGANTGHRPRVKGGYFPVPPLDSLHDIRGAMCNAMEAMGLEIEIHHHEVATAGQCEIGVGANTLVKKADEVQILKYCVHNVAHAYGKTATFMPKPLIGDNGSGMHVHQSFSKDGVNQFAGDSYAGLSETALYYVGGIIKHARALNAFCNASTNSYKRLVPGFEAPVMLAYSARNRSASIRIPFVQSAKAKRIETRFPDPTANPYLCFSALLMAGIDGIQNKIHPGEAASKDLYDLPPEEEAEIPTVCSSLEQALDALDADREFLTRGGVFSDDFIDSYIELKKGDIQKINMTPHPVEFELYYSV; encoded by the coding sequence ATGTCAAAAACTTTAGACCTGATCAAGGAACACGAAGCCAAGTGGGTTGATCTGCGTTTTACCGATACCAAAGGTAAAGAGCAGCACGTATCTTACCCAGCCAGCACTATCAGCGAGTCTTTCTTCGAAGAAGGCCGCATGTTTGATGGCTCATCTATCTCCGGCTGGAAAGGCATCAACGAATCCGACATGATCCTGATGCCCGATGACGATGCATCTGTAATGGACCCGTTCACCGAAGAGCCCACCGTGATTGTGCGCTGTAACATCGTTGAGCCTTCAACCATGCAGGGCTACGACCGCGACCCACGCTCTATCGCCAAGCGCGCAGAAGACTACCTGACCTCAACCGGCCTCGGCGACAAGGCACTGTTCGGCCCAGAGCCAGAGTTCTTCATCTTCGACAGCGTGCAGTTCAACTCTGGCATGGGCGGCGCTTTCTACAAGATCAACTCTGAAGAAGCGGCCTGGTCTTCAGGCGACGATTTCGACGGCGCCAACACCGGCCACCGTCCACGCGTAAAAGGCGGCTACTTCCCCGTACCACCACTGGACAGCCTGCACGACATCCGCGGCGCCATGTGTAACGCCATGGAAGCCATGGGCCTGGAAATTGAAATTCACCACCACGAAGTGGCCACCGCTGGCCAGTGCGAGATTGGCGTTGGCGCCAACACCCTGGTGAAAAAGGCTGACGAAGTACAGATTCTGAAGTACTGCGTTCACAACGTAGCGCACGCCTACGGCAAAACTGCCACCTTCATGCCCAAGCCTTTGATTGGCGACAACGGCTCAGGCATGCACGTACACCAGTCTTTCTCTAAAGACGGCGTAAACCAGTTTGCTGGCGACAGCTACGCTGGCCTGTCTGAAACTGCCCTTTACTATGTTGGCGGTATCATCAAGCACGCGCGCGCGCTGAACGCCTTCTGTAATGCCTCTACCAACTCTTACAAGCGTCTGGTTCCCGGCTTCGAAGCACCTGTAATGCTGGCTTACTCTGCCCGCAACCGCTCGGCTTCTATCCGTATTCCTTTCGTACAGAGCGCCAAGGCCAAGCGTATTGAAACCCGCTTCCCAGATCCAACCGCCAACCCCTACCTGTGCTTCTCAGCCCTGCTGATGGCCGGTATCGACGGTATTCAGAACAAGATTCACCCGGGTGAAGCAGCCTCTAAAGATCTGTACGACCTGCCACCAGAAGAAGAAGCCGAAATTCCAACTGTGTGTTCAAGCCTTGAGCAGGCCCTGGATGCACTGGATGCAGACCGCGAGTTCCTGACCCGTGGCGGCGTTTTCTCTGACGACTTCATCGATTCTTACATCGAACTGAAGAAGGGCGACATCCAGAAGATCAACATGACACCACACCCAGTAGAATTTGAACTCTACTACTCTGTGTAA
- the thiI gene encoding tRNA uracil 4-sulfurtransferase ThiI encodes MHFVVKLFPEITIKSPPVRKRFIKQLRENLRAQLVQVDPAIAVVRDWEKIEVTCESADEQLWARVSDVLARTPGIANFVRVQAFPLGDMDDIFQKTLPIWGPKLAGKTFCVRVKRSGNHDFSSIDVERYVGGGLNQHTGAKGVSLKQPDVTVKLEIRADTLYVVEEQTPGLGGFPLGSQEGVLSLISGGFDSTVASYLMIKRGVRTHYCFFNLGGKAHELGVKEVAFYLWNKFGSSHPVKFVTVPFEGVVSQILQNVDNSYMGVVLKRMMLRAATQVAAELDLPALVTGEAVAQVSSQTLPNLAAIDAVTDTLVLRPLVVMDKGDIIDISRAIGTEDFAASMPEYCGVISVKPTTRAKMDRVLHAESKFDFDVLEQAIGARRTQFIQDVVADLEQTVVSVEQVADPQQAVVVDIRHPNEEELRPLRLANVEVLKIPFFSLNTRFAALDAGRQYLLYCDKGVMSQLHAEHLKDAGFDNVGVYRPAPKAAGCELKG; translated from the coding sequence ATGCATTTTGTTGTGAAGTTGTTCCCGGAAATCACCATTAAAAGCCCGCCCGTGCGCAAGCGCTTCATAAAGCAGCTGCGCGAAAATTTGCGCGCGCAATTGGTGCAGGTAGATCCGGCCATAGCCGTGGTGCGCGATTGGGAAAAAATTGAAGTGACCTGTGAGAGCGCCGATGAGCAGCTCTGGGCGCGGGTGTCCGATGTGTTGGCGCGCACGCCCGGCATTGCCAACTTTGTGCGCGTGCAGGCCTTCCCGCTCGGCGACATGGACGACATCTTCCAGAAAACCCTGCCCATTTGGGGGCCGAAGCTCGCCGGTAAAACCTTTTGCGTGCGCGTTAAGCGCAGCGGCAACCACGATTTCTCATCCATTGATGTAGAGCGCTATGTGGGTGGCGGCTTGAACCAGCACACCGGGGCAAAAGGCGTGAGCCTCAAACAGCCGGATGTGACCGTAAAGCTTGAGATCCGGGCCGACACCCTCTACGTGGTGGAAGAGCAAACCCCGGGCCTGGGTGGCTTCCCGCTCGGCTCGCAGGAAGGCGTACTGTCGCTCATATCCGGCGGTTTCGACTCCACCGTGGCCAGCTATTTGATGATCAAGCGCGGCGTGCGCACCCACTACTGCTTTTTTAATCTCGGCGGCAAGGCCCACGAGCTGGGTGTTAAAGAGGTGGCCTTTTATTTGTGGAATAAGTTTGGCTCTTCGCACCCGGTGAAATTTGTCACTGTGCCCTTTGAAGGAGTGGTTAGCCAGATTTTGCAAAACGTGGATAACAGCTACATGGGGGTGGTGCTCAAGCGCATGATGCTGCGTGCGGCAACCCAGGTGGCGGCTGAGCTGGACTTGCCTGCGTTGGTAACCGGTGAAGCGGTGGCGCAGGTATCCAGCCAAACGCTGCCCAACCTGGCCGCTATCGACGCCGTTACCGATACATTGGTGCTGCGCCCGCTGGTGGTGATGGACAAAGGCGACATCATTGATATTTCCCGCGCCATTGGCACCGAAGATTTCGCCGCCTCCATGCCCGAGTACTGCGGTGTGATCTCCGTTAAACCCACCACCCGCGCCAAGATGGATCGCGTGCTGCACGCTGAAAGCAAGTTCGATTTCGATGTGCTGGAGCAGGCTATAGGCGCGCGTCGCACCCAGTTTATTCAGGATGTGGTGGCCGATTTAGAGCAAACGGTGGTGAGCGTTGAGCAGGTGGCCGACCCGCAGCAGGCGGTGGTGGTGGATATTCGCCACCCCAACGAGGAAGAGCTGCGCCCGCTGCGCCTGGCCAATGTGGAAGTGCTGAAAATTCCGTTTTTCAGCCTCAACACCCGTTTCGCCGCCCTGGATGCCGGCCGCCAATACCTGCTGTATTGCGATAAAGGTGTGATGAGCCAGCTGCACGCTGAGCACCTGAAAGACGCAGGCTTTGATAACGTGGGCGTATACCGGCCGGCCCCTAAAGCCGCTGGCTGCGAGCTTAAGGGCTAG
- a CDS encoding transporter substrate-binding domain-containing protein: MALPCTFTTGTCRRALPALGTWLLLTAAACQLATAEAVPAPLTYNFVKFPPFQYVSEATKEAEGVTLDLLRVAAAQVNEPLRLQQLPQQRMVQLTRAGRLQLAFVSSFYIAQAKDHYHCSAEPLTRLRPAVYVNRAQHPTLERLEQLANEVVYAPQSTSHTLAQLLPPGTKTDDSNADKAIVRMFAKQRLGLVVDFQEHMEPPLVALSPQFAYRKLALPNLDIVLCINPNIANYQARHYALEQAVLAVAHSQAGADIFAAHGMFLTMRKPSAAKPSP, translated from the coding sequence ATGGCCCTGCCCTGCACCTTCACAACCGGCACCTGCCGCCGGGCGCTGCCTGCGCTGGGCACCTGGCTTTTGCTAACGGCTGCAGCCTGCCAGCTTGCCACAGCCGAGGCAGTGCCCGCCCCCCTCACCTATAACTTTGTAAAGTTCCCGCCCTTTCAGTATGTGAGCGAGGCAACAAAAGAGGCCGAAGGGGTTACGCTGGATTTATTGCGGGTAGCGGCAGCACAGGTGAATGAGCCCTTGCGGCTGCAACAACTGCCACAGCAGCGCATGGTGCAGCTTACCCGCGCCGGCCGCCTGCAGCTGGCCTTCGTTTCAAGCTTTTACATTGCACAGGCCAAAGACCACTACCACTGCTCGGCCGAGCCCCTCACCCGGCTGAGGCCGGCGGTATATGTAAACCGCGCCCAACATCCCACCCTTGAGCGCCTTGAGCAACTGGCCAATGAGGTGGTGTACGCGCCGCAATCTACCAGCCATACACTTGCCCAGCTGCTGCCGCCGGGCACCAAAACCGACGACAGCAACGCCGACAAAGCCATAGTGCGCATGTTTGCCAAACAGCGGCTGGGCCTGGTGGTGGATTTTCAGGAACACATGGAGCCGCCACTGGTGGCGCTCTCGCCGCAATTTGCCTACCGCAAGCTGGCGCTGCCAAACCTGGACATAGTGCTGTGCATCAACCCGAACATTGCCAACTACCAGGCCCGCCACTACGCACTGGAACAGGCGGTATTGGCGGTGGCCCACAGCCAGGCCGGGGCCGACATCTTTGCCGCGCACGGCATGTTTTTAACCATGCGCAAGCCAAGCGCCGCCAAACCTAGCCCTTAA
- the typA gene encoding translational GTPase TypA — translation MIEKLRNIAIIAHVDHGKTTLVDKLLSQSGTLDRKNVGTERIMDSNDQERERGITILAKNTAIEWNGYHINIVDTPGHADFGGEVERVLSMVDCVCLLVDAVDGPMPQTRFVTSKAFEKGLNPIVVINKVDRPGARPDWVMDQVFDLFDRLGATDEQLDFPVIYASALNGIAGMELDDMAEDMTPLFQLIVDKVNPPEVDRDGPFQMQISALDYNSYVGVIGVGRIKRGSVKPNQQVVVVDHEGKSRKGKVLQVMGYLGLERVEETEAFAGDIVCVTGIEGLNISDTLCDPQNVEALPALMVDEPTVSMTFQVNDSPFAGKEGKFVTSRNIKDRLDQELIHNVALRVQQGDTPDKFIVSGRGELHLSVLIENMRREGFELGVSRPEVIQKEVDGQIMEPFEQVVIDVEEQHQGSIMEELGLRKAEMTNMEPDGKGRVKLEFIVPSRGLIGFRGLFLTLTSGSGIMTSIFDHYGPVKDGEVAKRINGVLISMVKGKTLAYGLHPLQDRGRLFLGSAVEVYEGQIIGLHSRGNDLVVNPTKAKQLTNVRASGTDDALTLSPPIKHTLEQALEFIEDDELVEVTPQSIRLRKKLLTENERKRAKK, via the coding sequence GTGATCGAGAAATTACGCAATATTGCCATCATCGCCCACGTTGACCATGGCAAAACCACCCTCGTGGACAAGCTGTTAAGCCAGTCCGGCACCCTCGATCGCAAGAATGTGGGCACCGAACGTATCATGGACTCCAACGACCAGGAGCGTGAGCGCGGTATTACCATTTTGGCCAAAAACACCGCCATTGAGTGGAACGGCTACCACATCAACATCGTAGATACCCCCGGGCACGCCGATTTCGGTGGAGAAGTTGAGCGCGTACTCTCGATGGTAGATTGCGTGTGCTTGCTGGTAGATGCCGTAGATGGCCCCATGCCACAAACCCGCTTTGTAACCTCCAAGGCCTTTGAAAAAGGTTTGAACCCCATTGTGGTAATCAACAAGGTTGACCGCCCCGGTGCGCGCCCTGATTGGGTAATGGATCAGGTATTCGACCTGTTCGACCGCTTGGGTGCCACCGATGAGCAGCTGGATTTCCCGGTTATTTATGCCTCTGCCTTGAATGGTATCGCGGGCATGGAACTGGACGACATGGCAGAAGACATGACGCCCCTGTTCCAATTGATTGTAGATAAGGTGAATCCGCCAGAAGTGGACCGCGACGGCCCCTTCCAAATGCAAATTTCTGCACTCGATTACAACTCCTACGTGGGTGTTATCGGTGTGGGGCGCATCAAGCGCGGCTCTGTGAAGCCCAACCAGCAAGTGGTGGTTGTGGATCACGAAGGTAAATCTCGCAAAGGTAAAGTGCTGCAGGTAATGGGTTACCTGGGCCTTGAGCGCGTTGAAGAAACCGAAGCCTTCGCCGGCGACATTGTGTGCGTTACCGGTATCGAAGGTTTGAACATTTCAGACACCCTGTGCGATCCGCAAAATGTAGAAGCACTGCCCGCGTTGATGGTGGATGAGCCCACCGTGAGCATGACCTTCCAGGTGAACGATTCACCCTTCGCCGGTAAAGAGGGCAAGTTCGTTACCTCGCGCAACATCAAAGATCGCCTGGACCAAGAGCTGATTCACAACGTGGCACTGCGCGTTCAGCAGGGCGACACGCCAGACAAATTTATTGTGTCTGGCCGTGGTGAATTGCACTTGTCGGTACTGATCGAAAACATGCGTCGCGAAGGTTTCGAGCTGGGTGTGTCGCGCCCTGAGGTTATCCAGAAAGAAGTGGATGGCCAGATCATGGAGCCCTTCGAGCAGGTAGTGATCGACGTAGAAGAGCAGCACCAGGGCTCTATTATGGAAGAACTGGGCCTGCGCAAAGCGGAAATGACCAACATGGAGCCAGACGGCAAAGGCCGTGTAAAACTGGAATTCATCGTGCCTTCACGCGGATTGATCGGCTTCCGTGGTTTGTTCCTCACCCTGACCTCCGGTTCTGGCATTATGACCAGCATCTTTGATCACTACGGCCCGGTAAAAGACGGTGAAGTGGCCAAGCGCATTAACGGCGTTCTGATTTCCATGGTGAAGGGTAAAACCCTGGCTTACGGCCTGCACCCGCTGCAAGACCGTGGCCGCCTGTTTTTGGGCTCGGCTGTTGAAGTGTACGAAGGCCAGATCATCGGCCTGCACAGCCGCGGTAACGACCTGGTGGTTAACCCTACCAAGGCCAAGCAGCTCACCAACGTGCGCGCCTCCGGTACCGACGACGCCTTGACGCTATCGCCACCGATCAAGCACACCCTTGAGCAGGCGTTGGAATTCATTGAAGACGATGAGCTGGTAGAGGTAACGCCCCAGAGCATTCGTTTGCGCAAGAAATTGCTCACTGAAAACGAACGCAAGCGCGCCAAGAAGTAA